One segment of Castanea sativa cultivar Marrone di Chiusa Pesio chromosome 3, ASM4071231v1 DNA contains the following:
- the LOC142627645 gene encoding uncharacterized protein LOC142627645, whose translation MAYLAAEHAHVLLKVVLICSFWSLFWCIVGPYLFKENSTVDTSLCPPCRVCDCSLDNFHSISLDVLNSSFSDCGKNNPEMNKELKKDLVDLLSEELNLQKDVANETIAHTKVLILDATKTLSHYQKEAEKCNVGMETCEEGREKAERELIEERKLSALWEKRARNHGWNDSRKVQCWN comes from the exons ATGGCTTATTTAGCAGCAGAGCATGCTCATGTTCTTTTGAAGGTGGTGTTGATTTGCTCATTTTGGAGTTTGTTTTGGTGCATAGTTGGACCATATCTCTTTAAGGAGAATTCAACTGTTGATACTTCTTTATGTCCTCCATGCCGCGTTTGTGATTGCTCTTTAGACAATTTCCACTCCATATCTTTAG ATGTTCTCAACAGCTCATTTTCAG ACTGTGGTAAAAATAATCCCGAGATGAATAAGGAATTGAAGAAGGATTTAGTAGATTTACTGTCAGAGGAGCTAAATTTACAGAAAGATGTTGCTAATGAAACTATTGCACACACCAAGGTTTTAATACTTGATGCTACAAAAACCTTGTCACACTATCAAAAGGAGGCAGAAAAGTGCAATGTTGGTATGGAAACTTGTGAAGAAGGAAGGGAAAAGGCTGAAAGAGAACTCATAGAGGAGCGCAAGCTTTCTGCATTGTGGGAGAAACGAGCTCGTAATCATGGCTGGAATGACAGCAGAAAAGTGCAATGCTGGAATTGA
- the LOC142626818 gene encoding phosphoglycerate mutase-like protein AT74, whose product MHPKPNHSTLPVLPKRIIIMRHGESRGNLDNSAYSTIPDHQIPLTDVGLTQAQNAGARLRQLISTASSTDSWRVHFYVSPYARAQSTLRELGRSFTKKRVIGVREECRIREQDFGNFQVEERMRAIKRTRNRFGRFFYRFPEGESAADVFDRVSSFLESLWRDIDMKRLHHDPSHDLSLIIVSHGLTSQVFLMKWFKWTVEQFERLNNLGNCEFRVMELGDGGEYSLAIHHTEEEMHEWGLDAEMIADQKWRINAHRGEWNGNCPWYLDAFFDHLDDSDDNEDSVDESPSDYSSVCA is encoded by the exons atgcatccaAAACCAAACCATTCAACATTGCCAGTGCTCCCAAAGCGCATAATCATAATGCGACACGGCGAGTCGAGGGGCAATTTGGACAATTCAGCCTACAGCACAATCCCTGACCACCAAATCCCGCTCACCGACGTGGGCCTGACCCAGGCCCAAAACGCCGGGGCCCGACTCCGCCAGCTCATCTCCACAGCCTCCTCCACGGACTCGTGGCGCGTGCACTTCTACGTGTCCCCATACGCCCGCGCCCAATCGACGCTGAGAGAACTGGGTCGGAGCTTCACGAAGAAACGGGTCATAGGGGTCCGAGAAGAATGTCGGATCCGAGAGCAAGACTTCGGGAACTTCCAGGTGGAAGAGAGGATGAGAGCGATCAAACGAACACGCAACAGGTTCGGTCGTTTCTTCTATCGTTTCCCTGAAGGCGAGTCCGCTGCTGACGTCTTCGACCGCGTTTCTA GTTTTCTTGAATCACTGTGGAGGGACATAGACATGAAAAGGCTTCACCATGACCCTTCCCATGACTTGAGTCTTATAATCGTCTCACATGGGCTAACCTCACAGGTCTTCCTCATGAAGTGGTTCAAGTGGACTGTTGAGCAATTTGAGCGCCTAAACAATCTTGGGAACTGTGAATTCCGAGTGATGGAATTAGGAGATGGTGGAGAATACAGCTTAGCAATCCATCACACAGAGGAGGAAATGCATGAATGGGGACTTGATGCTGAAATGATAGCTGACCAAAAATGGCGAATCAATGCCCACAGGggtgaatggaatggaaattgTCCCTGGTATCTTGATGCTTTCTTTGACCATCTAGATGACTCGGATGACAATGAAGACAGTGTGGACGAATCCCCAAGTGATTATTCTAGTGTATGTGCATAG